The Horticoccus luteus DNA window AGCGCGATCTCGGCGTCCAGCCACGGCCGGCACGCCGCGACCTCGCGCGCGTTGGGTTTCTGATGCAACCGCCGCCGACCCGCTGGCACCCATTTGAAGTGCTTCACCGCATTTGTGACATACACCTCGCGTCGGTCGATGCCCGCTTCCGCCATGGCCGCATCGAGCAACCTGCCCGCCGGTCCCACAAACGGCCGCCCTGAGCGATCCTCATGGTCACCCGGTTGCTCGCCCACGAACATCCACCGCGCCGGCCGACGGCCTTCGCCGAAAACGGTCTGCGTCGCCGCCCGCCATAATGGACACGCACGACAGTCCGCCGCCGCGTCGCGCAGAGCGCGCAGACTCGTCCTCGTGGCCGCAAGAGCCGCACCATGCGGAGCCGTCATGCCCCGCTGGACCGCGCCCGTTAGATTCAGTTCGCCGCCGCCGCACGCTGCGTTTCCAACGTTTCCCAGCGACTAAACGCGGTCGCGTGTTCGCGCTCGATCTCGGCCAGTCGGCTCTCGATCTCGCGCACCGCCGCGCCGCCTCGCTGATAAAATTGCGGGTCCACCAACTTCGCCGTCAGCTCCGCCTGCTCCTTCTCCCACGCCTCGATGCGCGCGGGCAACGCCTCCAGTTCGCGCTGCTCCTTGAAGCTCAACTTACGCGGTCGCGCCGTCTTCCCGGGTCCGTCCGCCGAAGGCACCGCCGGCGCTTTCGCCGCCTCGGCCGCCTCCGTCGCGCGCGCTGCGGCCAGCGCTCGCACCGCCTGCCGCTCCTTTTCGCGCTGCCAGTCCGCGTAGCCACCCACGTATTCCGCGATCCGCCCGTCGCCTTCGAAGACGAACGTGCTCGTCACCACGTTATCCAGAAACTCGCGATCGTGGCTCACGAGCAGCAGCGTGCCTTGATACTCGACCAACAGGTCTTCGAGCAGATCGAGCGTCTCCGCATCCAGATCATTCGTCGGCTCGTCCAGCACGAGGACATTGGCCGGCTTCGTAAACAGTCGCGCCAGCAGCAAGCGGTTGCGCTCGCCGCCCGAGAGCACGCGCGCCGGCGTCCGCGCCCGGTCCGGCGTGAAGAGGAAATCCTGCAGATAACTGATCACGTGCCGCGTGCGCCCGTCGATCGTCACGGTCGTGTTTCCGTCGGCGATATTATCCGCGACGCTCTTCGCGTCATCGATCTGCGCGCGCAGCTGATCGTAGTAAACGATCTCCAGATTCGTGCCGTGCGTCACCGTGCCCGCCGTCGGCGAAAGTTGTCCCAGCAGCAGTTTGATCAACGTCGTCTTGCCCGCGCCGTTCGGCCCCATGAGCCCGATCTTGTCGCCGCGCGTGATCGTCGTCGTGAAATCGCGCACCACGGTGTGCCCGTCGGCAAACGCGAATGACGCGTTCTCCGTTTCGATCACTTTCACCCCCGTGCGGTCCGCCTCCGCGAGCCGCATCGTCACATTGCCGGCGCGCTCGCGCCGCGCCACGCGGTCCGCCCGCATTTGCATGAGCTGGTTGATCCGCGCCGTCGCCCGCGAGCGCTGCGCCCGCACGCCGCGCCGGATCCATTCCTCTTCCTGCGCCAGCTTTTTGTCGAAGAGCGCCGCGTTCTTCTCCTCGGCTTCCAGCACCTCCTGCTTCCGCACGAGATACGTGTCGTAATCGCACGACCAGCTCGAGAGCCGCCCGCGGTCCAGTTCCACGATCCGCGTCGCCAGATTCCTCAAAAACGCCCGATCGTGGGTCACGAAAAACAGCGACAGCTTCTCCGTCGCCAGAAACTTTTCGAGCCAGAGGATCGATTCGATATCGAGGTGATTCGTCGGCTCATCCAGCAGCAGCAGGCTCGGTGCCCCCGCCAGCGCGCGGCCCAGCAGCGCGCGACGCTTCAACCCGCCCGACAGGTCGGCGAACGGCTTCGTCAGCGGCAATTGCAACCGCTCAAACAAATCCTCCAGCCGCACATCGCGTTCCCATTCCTCCTCGTGCACGTGCGCTTCGCGCAAGCCCCCCGCGACCACGTCGTGCACCGTT harbors:
- a CDS encoding ATP-binding cassette domain-containing protein; translated protein: MALLSLLDVSLSFGGPAVLEAVNLQIDPGERVCLVGRNGAGKSTLMRVIAGEMKPDRGDVFRPAGAVYTRLPQEIPTDIEGTVHDVVAGGLREAHVHEEEWERDVRLEDLFERLQLPLTKPFADLSGGLKRRALLGRALAGAPSLLLLDEPTNHLDIESILWLEKFLATEKLSLFFVTHDRAFLRNLATRIVELDRGRLSSWSCDYDTYLVRKQEVLEAEEKNAALFDKKLAQEEEWIRRGVRAQRSRATARINQLMQMRADRVARRERAGNVTMRLAEADRTGVKVIETENASFAFADGHTVVRDFTTTITRGDKIGLMGPNGAGKTTLIKLLLGQLSPTAGTVTHGTNLEIVYYDQLRAQIDDAKSVADNIADGNTTVTIDGRTRHVISYLQDFLFTPDRARTPARVLSGGERNRLLLARLFTKPANVLVLDEPTNDLDAETLDLLEDLLVEYQGTLLLVSHDREFLDNVVTSTFVFEGDGRIAEYVGGYADWQREKERQAVRALAAARATEAAEAAKAPAVPSADGPGKTARPRKLSFKEQRELEALPARIEAWEKEQAELTAKLVDPQFYQRGGAAVREIESRLAEIEREHATAFSRWETLETQRAAAAN
- a CDS encoding UdgX family uracil-DNA binding protein (This protein belongs to the uracil DNA glycosylase superfamily, members of which act in excision repair of DNA. However, it belongs more specifically to UdgX branch, whose founding member was found to bind uracil in DNA (where it does not belong), without cleaving it, appears to promote DNA repair by a pathway involving RecA, rather than base excision.) — encoded protein: MTAPHGAALAATRTSLRALRDAAADCRACPLWRAATQTVFGEGRRPARWMFVGEQPGDHEDRSGRPFVGPAGRLLDAAMAEAGIDRREVYVTNAVKHFKWVPAGRRRLHQKPNAREVAACRPWLDAEIALVQPEVVVALGATAAQALMGRTFRVTRERGKLLAVGWARAFMATVHPSAILRMKGADREAARQALVEDLRVLVAS